A genome region from Microplitis demolitor isolate Queensland-Clemson2020A chromosome 1, iyMicDemo2.1a, whole genome shotgun sequence includes the following:
- the LOC103578972 gene encoding uncharacterized protein LOC103578972, protein MEAKNIRDMSSEEFNKFLDSFDTILTDCDGVLWLNDTPITGALQTLQMLESYGKKVIFVSNHSARSVDDYLIKFRRMGYEATADQIILPSQAIVWYLKKIGFQDKAYVLGTEPFKQVLADNNIEIVTGPNSIEENMMAIINILKPQPDIKAVIVDFDLNLNWAKLLQTASILKREDVLFLIGPRDKNLPISESQSLIGPGYFIDILINHTGRTPIEFAKPCENLKNYLIERLKITNPARCIFIGDSLAADIKFADLCGFLKLWVSSGVDSVDALKNNRDAIPDYYLPNLGIMRTLNQEPSGSKMKK, encoded by the exons atggaagcaaaaaatattagagATATGTCATctgaagaatttaataaatttttggactCTTTTGACACTATTCTGACTGATTGCgatg gtGTATTGTGGCTTAATGATACCCCAATCACTGGCGCATTGCAAACATTACAAATGCTCGAGAGTTATGGTAAGAAAGTTATATTTGTTTCAAATCATAGCGCTCGTTCGGTAGATGActatcttataaaatttcgaagGATGGGTTATGAAGCGACTGCa gaccaaataattttaccatcTCAAGCAATCGtttggtatttaaaaaaaataggattTCAAGACAAAGCTTATGTACTTGGAACTGAACCATTCAAACAAGTATTAGcagataataatattgaaatagTTACTGGg CCAAATAGCATAGAAGAAAATATGATGgctataataaatattttaaaacctCAACCTGACATAAAAGCTGTAATTGTTGATTTCGATCTTAATTTGAATTGGGCTAAATTGTTACAAACTGCATCGATACTTAAACGTGAAGATGTTCTATTTTTAATAGGTCCACGTGATAAAAATCTACCTATATCTGAATCGCAATCATTgattg GTCCAGGTTATTTTATCGACATACTTATAAATCACACGGGTAGAACGCCAATTGAGTTTGCAAAACCGtgtgagaatttaaaaaattatcttattgAACGACTCAAAATAACAAATCCTGCGAGATGTATTTTTATTGGCGATTC tttggCGGCAGATATAAAATTTGCAGATCTCTGCGGTTTTTTGAAACTATGGGTGAGCTCAGGTGTGGATTCAGTGGACGCTCTTAAGAACAATCGTGACGCAATTCCAGACTATTATCTTCCTAATTTAGGAATAATGAGAACCCTAAATCAAGAACCAAGTGgtagtaaaatgaaaaaataa
- the LOC103578962 gene encoding mitochondrial amidoxime reducing component 2 translates to MKDLLTWKFCIILSCSLTVGAIVFWDRFKKNYKNNSIKKNIKKREDDKDENDIDNFTNRTEKKRPVTRKEIEQLPDPRWIKTGKIKELFYYPLKSGRGKEIFECKFTEYGIAIIDDKCITLRDRMFLVYNEENGKFITGRNYPTLLLVSLSAVDKFKVKLEAIGMPPLIFQLPQNSDSVNCSMWWGELLKCTDCGNGPAEWISKFLTGTDSGLRIGMAISDKRNILKGPWEKFTKVYDTLTNDDVGLFADLASYMLMTESSLEELNKKLDNKISALQFRPNIVVSGTDAFAEDDWEWIKIGENVILRNVKPCPRCTMTRVNPETGEADKQEPLKTLRTFREQTDPQRVSVDGKAPVLGIYCGLYAMGDVKVGDDVFLHVPKSVRTTKL, encoded by the exons ATGAAAGATTTATTG acATGGAAATTCTGTATAATTTTGAGTTGTAGTCTCACAGTGGGTGCGATTGTATTTTGGgaccgatttaaaaaaaattataaaaataatagtataaaaaaaaatattaagaagcGTGAAGATGATAAGGATGAAAATGATATcgataattttacaaatcgaacagaaaaaaaacgtcCGGTGACGAGAAAAGAAATTGAACAGCTGCCTGATCCCAGATGGATAAAAACCggtaaaattaaagaattgttttattatccACTGAAATCAGGTCGtggaaaagaaatttttgaatgtaaattCACTGAGTATGGAATTGCTATAATTGACGATAAATGTATTACGCTAAGAGACAg AATGTTTCTTGTTTATAATGAAGAAAATGGTAAATTTATAACCGGTAGAAATTATCCTACACTGTTATTAGTAAGTCTTAGTgctgttgataaatttaaagtaaaacttGAAGCAATTGGTATGCCgccattaatttttcaactgccACAAAATTCTGACAGTGTCAATTGTTCAATGTGGTGGGGTGAACTTTTGAAATGTACCGATTGCGGAAATGGACCTGCTGAATGGATTtcaaa atttttaactGGAACAGATTCGGGACTGAGAATAGGCATggcaatttcagataaaagaaatattttaaaaggtCCATGGGAAAAATTCACCAAAGTCTATGATACCTTAACAAATGATGATGTT gGTTTGTTCGCTGACTTAGCAAGTTACATGCTTATGACCGAGTCCTCTTTGGAagaactgaataaaaaattggataataaaatttctgccCTTCAATTTAGACCAAATATTGTAGTTTCTGGTACAGATGCCTTTGCTGAAGATGACTGGGAGTGGATTAAAATAGGCGAAAATGTTATTTTGCGGAATGTAAAACCCTGTCCtag ATGCACAATGACTCGTGTAAACCCTGAAACTGGAGAGGCTGATAAACAAGAACCTTTGAAAACATTAAGAACATTCCGTGAACAAACGGATCCTCAGCGAGTTTCAGTTGATGGAAAAGCTCCGGTTTTAGGAATTTATTGCGGTCTTTATGCAATGGGAGATGTTAAAGTTGGAGATGATGTTTTTTTACATGTACCGAAATCTGTACGCACAACaaaactataa
- the LOC103577494 gene encoding uncharacterized protein LOC103577494 gives MNQWGEIMINNKEFLITSFNINNQWKIMLTDLRQLFIELLTVDKIIDKCQELNPLLSIEDLDINSIINDLLKNIPKYIVNESSTSSIELKKIIEGGIFKYTINLNECNDSTEFFEVITVPLCSAFAEYKRQNRLLIHEIINKDEVIMDYELNSDHVVRGSIATKPFSCDTFFGDSTIKVNKNSVLKIFRNIFEENEELFTESYIGNTKNIVEKETNKLSENDRIDQSEQIKITTDKIICKDEGKTISAKLTDEVIDASTSKNSLSTKLSVLERKKVNKTAGKKKNELSRDNSIASRNKRQKKNLSDFIS, from the exons atgaatcaATGGGgagaaataatgataaataataaagaatttttgatTACAAgctttaatattaacaatcaaTGGAAAATTATGCTAACAGATTTacgacaattatttattgaattattgacagttgacaaaataattgataaatgtcaa gaattGAATCCATTGCTAAGCATAGAAGATCTAGATatcaattcaataataaacgatttattaaaaaatataccaaAGTATATAGTAAATGAGTCATCCACGAGTTCGATagaactcaaaaaaataatcgaaggAGGTATTTTTAAGTATACTATCAATTTAAATGAGTGCAATGACAGCACTGAATTTTTCGAAGTAATAACTGTGCCTTTGTGTTCAGCATTTGCTGAATATAAACGGCaaaatcgtttattaattcatgaaataattaataaagacgAAGTAATAATGGACTATGAATTGAATTCGGATCATGTGGTTCGTG GCAGTATTGCAACGAAGCCATTTAGTTGTGATACATTTTTCGGCGATTCGACTATtaaagtcaataaaaattcagttttaaaaatttttcgtaatatATTCGAGGAAAATGAGGAATTATTTACTGAAAGTTATATTGggaatactaaaaatattgt agaaaaagAGACAAACAAATTGTCCGAGAATGATAGGATTGATCAGTctgaacaaattaaaattacaaccgataaaattatatgtaaggaTGAGGGAAAAACTATTTCTGCTAAATTAACTGATGAAGTAATTGATGCTAGCACAAGTAAAAATAGTTTGAGTACCAAGTTATCGGttcttgaaagaaaaaaagtcaataagacggctggtaagaaaaaaaatgaattatctaGAGATAATTCTATAGCAAGTAGGAATAAACGTCAAAAAAAGAATCTAAGTGATTTTATATCTTGA